The Mucilaginibacter rubeus genomic interval TGAGTATTCGCCCTGCACTTTCTTTAACTCGCTATTCCTCAAGGAGAAAAAGTTTCATACTGACCGTAAAACCCACGTTAGGGATAGCAGCGGATACCGGCCCGTGGCTAAGGCCTGCGCAGTATGAGCGGATAGCCCGACCGGAGGGAACGCCCTTAATTCAGTTGGCAGTTTTCAGCAGGCAGTTAGCACTCAGAAAAAAACCGGAAATCATCAACATCGGGTTAGCATTTGCAATGCTCTATCTATTATATAATATATAGAAAGATAATCGCCGATAGCTCATCTGACGCTAAGTACGCACACTAAAAATCTGTTGAATTTTATTTCTACAAACCTTTTGCACCTCCGGTGCAGCCTGTCAATCTCTTAATTTAATAACATTGACCTCCGGCACACCACATTTGAGCCGTTTGATTTTTCACAAACCGTTTGCAGCTCTGGCGCATCGTACTAATCACTTACAATTAATTATACTTTGTGTATCCGTATTAATTTAAAAGAGTTCCTAACTTTTCATTTACAATAACCTAAAACGATTTATAGAAATCTATATTTGTTAAATAACCAGTTTAAACACAATACATCTTTATGGAGGATAAACCGCTACGGAGCCGGCAATGGTTTGGCAAAAAGGGCAAGGATGGTTTCATATATCGCGCATGGATGAAAAACCAGGGCATTCCGGCACATCAGCTGCAAGGGAAACCGGTGATAGGGATCTGCAACACATGGTCGGAACTTACACCCTGTAATGCTCATTTCCGGGAATTGGCGCAATCTGTAAAAAACGGCATTTACGAAGCAGGTGGTTACCCGGTCGAGTTTCCGGTGATGTCGCTGGGCGAAACTTTGGTTAAGCCTACTGCCATGCTTTACCGAAACCTGGTAAGTATGGATGTGGAAGAAAGCATTCGTGCCAACCCGTTGGATGGCGTAGTGTTACTTTGCGGCTGTGACAAAACCACGCCCGCATTGGTGATGGGGGCCTGCAGTGTTAATATTCCCACTATTGTTGTTTCGGGTGGGGCTATGCTAACCGGTAAATACCGGGGCAGGGATATAGGCACATCAGATATCTGGCGCTTTTTTGCCGATCACCAAACCGGGCAAATGAACGACGAGGACCTTTATACCGCCGAAGCCTGTATGGCCCGGAGCCAGGGGCATTGCGCGGTAATGGGTACGGCATCAACCATGGCCTGCATGGTGGAATCGCTGGGGCTTTCGCTGGCAGAGAACGCGGCCATCCCCGCTGCCGATTCCAGGCGAAAAGTTTTGGCGCATTTATCCGGCAACCGAATTGTTGACATGGTGCGCAAAGACCTGAAACCTTCAGACATCCTTACCCGGCAGGCTTTTGAAAACGCCATTACCGTTAATGCGGCCATTGGTGGTTCTACCAATTTTATTATTCACCTGCTGGCCATAGCGGGCCGTATTGGTATTGATTTAAATATGGATGATTTCAATACCTCCGCCCGTAAAATACCTTTACTGGCCAACCTGCAGCCATCGGGCAAGTATTTTATGGAGGATTTTTATTACGCCGGAGGCTTGCCAGCCTTGATGAAAGAGCTTCACGAACAACTTAATAGCGATGCAATAACGGTAAGCGGGCATCCGATATCGCGAAACTATGAAAACAGCGAATGTTTTAATCGCGATCTCATAGCTCCGGTTGATAATCCTTTTAACCCAACAGCAGGCATAACTGTACTTAAAGGCAACCTTTGCCAAAACGGGGCTGTGATCAAACCGTCGGCAGCAAGTACCGCTTTAATGCGGCACACCGGCAAGGCAGTTGTTTTTGAAAATATTGAGGATTTTAACCATCGGATCAACGATCCGGCTTTGGATGTAGATAAAGACAGTGTACTGGTATTAAAAAATGCCGGACCAAAAGGCTATCCAGGCATGCCGGAAGTTGGCAATATGCTTATCCCTAAAAAACTGGCCGATCAGGGCGTTACCGATATGGTACGCATTTCGGACGGACGGATGAGCGGCACCGGTTTTGGTACCGTAGTATTGCATGTATCGCCCGAGGCTGCCATTGGCGGTACATTGGCCATAGTACAGGACGGTGATATGATTAAACTTGACGTACCGGCTGGAACTTTGCACCTTGAAGTAAGCGACGAGGAAATTGCCGAAAGAAAATCGAAACTGGTATTAAATAACAATATCAGCAAACGCGGATACACTCATTTATACCAAACCCATGTGGAACAAGCGCACCTTGGTGCAGATCTGGATTTTTTAAAGGGAAGTTCAGGGAGCGAGGTTTTGAGGGATTCGCATTAATATCAATCTAAAAAATGATAACGAATAAATTTAGCGGGCAGGTAGCCATAGTAACCGGAGCCGGACAAGGGATAGGTTTTGAAATAGCGAAACAATTAAGTGTTGCCGGTGCTTCTGTATTATTGAACGATTTGAGCAAAGAACTGGCAACCCAGGCGGCAGATGCTATAAACAGCATGGGCGGTAATTGTTACCCAATACATGGCGATGCTTCAAACATTGATTTTATACAGCAAATGATTGACGAAGCGGTGCAACGTTATGGCAAACTTACTATTGCTATTGCTAATGCAGGCATCACTTTGTTTGGCGATTTTTTGAATTATCCGGCCCAATCGCTGCAAAGTGTCATGAACCTTAACCTACAGGGCAGTTTCTTTTTGGCGCAAAGGGCAGCCCGGCAAATTGTAAAACAAAAAAGCGGGGGAAGTATCCTGTTCATGTCGTCGGTTACGGGGCACCAGGCCCATCAGGACCTTGCGGCTTACGGCATGACCAAAGCGGCTTTGGAAATGCTGGCCAAAAGTTTGGTTGTTGAACTATCGCAACATCAAATTACCGTAAACACCGTTGCTCCCGGCGCTACGTTAACCGAGCGCACCCTGGAAGATGCCGGGTATCAAAAAACATGGGCCCGCATTACGCCAATGGGTCGCGCGGCTACGGTTGAAGATGTGGCAAATGCCGTGTTGTTTTTAGTATCTCCCGATGCGAGACACATTACCGGGCAAAACCTTGTAGTTGATGGCGGATGGACAGCGGTTAGTACTTCGCCTTATTAGGTGGTGAGTGGTTGATTGGGTTGA includes:
- a CDS encoding IlvD/Edd family dehydratase, translating into MEDKPLRSRQWFGKKGKDGFIYRAWMKNQGIPAHQLQGKPVIGICNTWSELTPCNAHFRELAQSVKNGIYEAGGYPVEFPVMSLGETLVKPTAMLYRNLVSMDVEESIRANPLDGVVLLCGCDKTTPALVMGACSVNIPTIVVSGGAMLTGKYRGRDIGTSDIWRFFADHQTGQMNDEDLYTAEACMARSQGHCAVMGTASTMACMVESLGLSLAENAAIPAADSRRKVLAHLSGNRIVDMVRKDLKPSDILTRQAFENAITVNAAIGGSTNFIIHLLAIAGRIGIDLNMDDFNTSARKIPLLANLQPSGKYFMEDFYYAGGLPALMKELHEQLNSDAITVSGHPISRNYENSECFNRDLIAPVDNPFNPTAGITVLKGNLCQNGAVIKPSAASTALMRHTGKAVVFENIEDFNHRINDPALDVDKDSVLVLKNAGPKGYPGMPEVGNMLIPKKLADQGVTDMVRISDGRMSGTGFGTVVLHVSPEAAIGGTLAIVQDGDMIKLDVPAGTLHLEVSDEEIAERKSKLVLNNNISKRGYTHLYQTHVEQAHLGADLDFLKGSSGSEVLRDSH
- a CDS encoding SDR family NAD(P)-dependent oxidoreductase is translated as MITNKFSGQVAIVTGAGQGIGFEIAKQLSVAGASVLLNDLSKELATQAADAINSMGGNCYPIHGDASNIDFIQQMIDEAVQRYGKLTIAIANAGITLFGDFLNYPAQSLQSVMNLNLQGSFFLAQRAARQIVKQKSGGSILFMSSVTGHQAHQDLAAYGMTKAALEMLAKSLVVELSQHQITVNTVAPGATLTERTLEDAGYQKTWARITPMGRAATVEDVANAVLFLVSPDARHITGQNLVVDGGWTAVSTSPY